The proteins below come from a single Longimicrobium sp. genomic window:
- the pgl gene encoding 6-phosphogluconolactonase — MSTQPSAQIVHPGTSRIEVYADAPAASRASAESFARQAVEAVQARGRFSVVLSGGSAPEQSYRLLGDEPFRSMIPWDGVHLFWGDDRCVTPGHPRSNFRMANAAFITRVPIPPANVHRMPGELPPREGAARYAAELEAFFGPGVPRFDLVHLGIGPDGHTASLFPFDDLLRDAERTVGWSLHRPLGEWRLTLTVSVLNAAQRVEMLALGEGKASIVRSALEGPIDPYRIPAQLVRPAGGMVLMVDRGAARELAGG, encoded by the coding sequence GTGTCCACGCAGCCATCCGCTCAGATCGTGCACCCCGGCACCTCCCGCATCGAAGTGTACGCCGATGCACCGGCCGCCTCCCGCGCCTCCGCGGAGAGCTTCGCGCGCCAGGCCGTGGAGGCCGTGCAGGCGCGCGGCCGGTTCAGCGTCGTGCTCTCCGGCGGGAGCGCGCCGGAGCAGTCGTACCGCCTGCTGGGCGACGAGCCGTTCCGGTCTATGATCCCGTGGGACGGCGTGCACCTGTTCTGGGGCGATGATCGCTGCGTTACGCCCGGGCATCCGCGCAGCAACTTCCGGATGGCGAACGCGGCTTTCATCACCCGCGTGCCCATCCCGCCAGCGAACGTGCACCGAATGCCGGGGGAGCTTCCGCCCCGCGAGGGGGCCGCGAGGTACGCGGCGGAGCTGGAGGCGTTCTTCGGCCCGGGGGTCCCCCGGTTCGACCTGGTTCACCTGGGAATCGGGCCGGACGGGCACACGGCGTCGCTGTTTCCCTTCGACGACCTGCTGCGCGATGCCGAGCGCACCGTCGGCTGGTCGCTGCACCGGCCGCTCGGGGAGTGGCGGCTCACGCTGACGGTCTCCGTGCTGAACGCGGCGCAGCGCGTGGAGATGCTCGCACTGGGCGAGGGCAAGGCATCCATCGTCCGGTCGGCGCTGGAGGGCCCGATCGATCCGTACCGCATCCCCGCGCAGCTGGTTCGCCCGGCGGGGGGGATGGTCTTGATGGTGGATCGCGGGGCGGCCAGGGAGTTGGCTGGCGGGTGA
- a CDS encoding Clp protease N-terminal domain-containing protein — protein MLFRRGPKVPPPRPPDLPFDEAARDALGNATAEAQKANVGAVHAEHLLYALMADPSGLAARAFERLGHEPATVRRRMEHASPPRAWGLRAPVLPYADDVKGAIEFAMREARAAGLHQVGAGELLLGVLQSPMGVPARIFGQMEITATALRAALKAGTHPPEGS, from the coding sequence GTGCTGTTTCGCCGCGGTCCCAAGGTTCCCCCGCCCCGCCCGCCGGACCTGCCGTTCGACGAGGCGGCGCGCGACGCGCTCGGCAACGCGACGGCCGAAGCGCAGAAGGCCAACGTGGGCGCCGTCCACGCCGAGCACCTGCTCTACGCGCTGATGGCCGACCCCTCGGGCCTGGCGGCGCGCGCGTTCGAGCGCCTGGGGCACGAGCCCGCGACGGTGCGCCGTCGGATGGAGCACGCTTCGCCGCCACGCGCCTGGGGCCTGCGCGCACCCGTGCTCCCCTACGCGGATGACGTGAAAGGTGCCATCGAGTTCGCGATGCGCGAAGCCCGCGCCGCCGGCCTTCACCAGGTGGGTGCGGGCGAACTGCTGCTGGGCGTGCTGCAATCGCCGATGGGCGTCCCGGCGCGCATCTTCGGCCAGATGGAGATCACCGCCACGGCCCTCCGCGCGGCGCTCAAGGCCGGAACCCACCCGCCTGAAGGTTCGTAG